The Rhopalosiphum maidis isolate BTI-1 chromosome 4, ASM367621v3, whole genome shotgun sequence region TGCAAAGGTAACTGCAGTCATGAGGGTTCATAAAAACTTCATAACTGTAATAAAAGACTTACATATAACGCGTATGTCTCTTACTCTTAAGCTTATCACTGACGATATTTTGTCAGCATTTGACATTGGTTCGTCAAAAATAgttgtttataacttataggtttcaaaataaaattgaaaaaacagAACAATTCCATTCGGAATATTgtcaagtttatatttttataaaactagcGTTACTGTAATTTGATGTGATAAAAACTGCTAAGTATAAgtatcacatatttttataaatacgtgCAAAATTGCTCAAATTATCCTTTATTACAGAATAAGGTTTAAATATctcaaaacattatataaaaaaaatatgtaatttaaaataaaatttaaaaataatgaataattataaaaaaaatttcaatgataAGCTGTCActtaatgtaggtataaataataaacaaaaatttatctttatcttgataatattacattttaaaaaatatgcttaaatcagaatttttaagttaagtatgcaataatattgcatctaataataatatatgttatgaatattagtttatttgaaagtttatattgtttagagTAATGGAAAATATAGGCAGAAAGAGGTCATCACACAGGTATTTTAGTATGCTGCAGCAATATATCCTCACAGTCACGTCTTTTTAATCATTGTAAGTCAACCGAATACTTGACTTACTTGGAGCACTGTTCCATGATTCAGTTTTTCCAAAACCCAGTCAAGGTCGctgaaaaattgtttgatcGTTTCGGCCCGGTCCATCAAGTGAGTGCTCTCATCCAGTTTCCTGCGTTTCAGTAAGCTCTTCTTACCACAGTCGTCATCCGATACTACCTGTTACCAAacaaagaatataatacatcgtcaaaactcaaaataattaagtaaactATATAGATTTGTAGTCTCGATGGGTGGGGagaatatacttaaatgtatatgatataattctaCTGTATCAGTGCCGAAAATAGGAAAAATTCTCAGAGTGGAGTATTAAGCCcttcattgttatttatttagtttaaccTTCCGTAAAATCATTCGAAATTATGTGTTTACGTGTTTCTCAATTtctcaatataaatacatattttgtacacgCCATTCTTCaaacattgatatttatttaacttataaaataagaaataaaaataacaaaaacaatttcatcATCAATAGATATACCATATACAATATTGCGCATAAGCATATATGTTTtatcgtaatttataataaattatttaattttaatgtatctatatttgtgtattatattcgagtatacttacataaaacattaaacaaattctaaggaaaataataaacattttagaaatttataaaatctattgttacgggttgaatattttttttgagtgctcataataattttgggGGCCCTATATACTAGGCCGCTCATATGCATGACTGCAAAATGTATACCTGATCTTCATAGTACGAAAGAATTTTCTTATTGATGCGTCGAATAGACGTACTATAACGCCGACTAGCGGCTTCAGCAACTACGACGTTCTTCCACCGAACCGTCGCGTACCGATCTGTTTTGAACCAGTATAAAAACGACGACATCAACTCATTGAATGTTGCCCAGAAGATACCGGCTGACGTCGGAATCCCTAAGACacgatacataaataatacaattttttgtcaACTTAATGTATTTAACGGTTGAATTATCTAAttacaagaaaaaatttaaaaatgaggaaaatataaataagtattaagcaatgatgattaataaatatttaaataaataatggtataatccttgttattttttgtattttaattattttttaaaaagagtaatattatgataatattttcttaatatttattataaagtgagcaaaattatgttttgtatattatttttctagggAAAATCTGTGtggtttttcgatttttacttattacaagtatttataagcattaagCGGCTATGTCGGCCatgatgtacaatatacaaatcaCAACAGTCGCAACTGACGCATTTGATTtctcttttataaaatattacgtttcGCATTATAGCCTTACATAGTCTacgaatattacattattaataacataccaGTGACGGAAAGGTCTGAAGCACGAAATTCGTTCTCCGAAGACAATAATTCAACCAATTCCGAATCGAGTAAACCGTATCGAGTGGCACACATGTGGCCAATCACGGAAGATACCTTATAAAGgacataataaaagtaataattatttattgataataataatatatttacgacGTTTATATGAAGCATTtaggaaatttataaaacgtttCGATTCCGAaccgtttataaatttatttttatattattaaaaaccgttttaattattttgaaacgatttgaaaatgattaacgaatcatttatataactaGATGAATAAACGATACTAATTGATACTTGTatcttgtttttatacattatttataactttttatgtaggtatacgagtattataccTTGTCTTTGCCGAGATGTGATTCAATATTGTCGAAAATTGCTTCCACCCACTTTTCTGACGAAGGTGGTTGTTTCGAGTTTCGTATCTTAGAACACAGTAAGCTCGCTTGAAGTTCTAACGGTGTTTTGGCGGTAACCGTTTTGCGGTCGGTTTTTGTCGTTTCGCTACCACCGCCAACGCCACCGATCGGACGGATGATCGGTGCCGATAATAAGGAATCAATTTGTTCGTCTGTCATGTTcgctatctataaatatataatattaatgtagtataatttactaatatttgacCACGGAGATGGAGattgatattaaatgtaagccgaaatcaataatataaattataaattatgataatactattaatatttataggtaataagctataagtgttataacttataactaacCCGTATATACGAATCTATCGTTTTTATGGTCTGACGCAATCGATTTAGGTGTTCTGAAGGCTCCGAGACTGAAACTACGATCTTGACGTTGTTGGGCAGCGACTGCGGTATCCAATCCACTAAATCATTCTCGAACTATACACACAAATGAACATGACGTATTGAcgtgatgaaaataaaacaaatggcAGTAACTTTGTATGGATacaaccattgattataaacactagtatttataatcaatgatataacCAATATAGCTCAGTGgagtatttagaatttatttaaggGAGAAGATATgagtaaaatgtttcaatgcCAAACGTctcagtattttataatttacttataaactgataaatagaaaaacaCAACTATAACCATATAAACATATCTAAAAAAAGGTTAGGTCAAGGAAAAGATATATCTcccttataattttgaatatgacGCACTATAAGAcccaaaatacatttaaaatctcaaataatGGACGAAAAAAATGCACGTgaatgcaaataataaataaaaattaatatttaattcttaattttattatctaaattaattgttcACCATACAAAGTTTATATTGCGTGcagtaagtattaaaaaaaaaaaacgaaaatattggTGATActcccaaaataaaataattaaaaatttgaaaaaatatttcaatatttagaaattgtaaaaaaaaaattaaaatttagcgttttaatatatttatatacaccgatgaatattttgaaatcaaatttGGAACTTCCTAATTATCTTCTATgacaagtaaataaaaatgcatgcatttataatataaacaatattattcaaaatgcaATAATTACTCTGTCGAATCCGTCTACGATCAACGTCACCGGCCGTTTCGATCCAATCGAACCCAGCAGACGTGTAATTTGTTCCGAATAAAGTTGTACATCCTAAAAATGACGGCCGtgtgataaaaatagatataaaacggaattaaaatatgtctttttgaaataaaactcaCGTGCTTGTACCAAGTACATTTCCCGTTATCCACGAGATTTAATTGAACGACTAGTGAGTTGAGCGTTTGCTCCAGTGACAAGCTATAAGCGGACGCGTTGGCAAATCTCACCACCACCGCTGCATCCTGATTCCACAAGTGACATTGTTTCGCTATTGCTGCTATCACCGTGGTCTTACCCGACCCTGAAGGCCCGTACAGGATCAATGGGTACGCTGCGTCCGCATCCGTCAAATACCTGCGTGCATCGCATcgatatagataaattattttatccacAGGTAATCATAGACTCGCAGAACGGTTGGTAAAAACAGCCAACAAATGGCCAGGAATTTTGACTAATGGTAATggatcttaaatttttttttctcaaatattttaaataatttcaacagtATGAGTATAACTAAAaagtattacttaaatattaccaaaagaacgtatttttataagtttataattgatGAATAGATAATTGATCTTCGTCTTGATTTAATTAGTAGCTattgaattatacattatattataataatatacatactttttGGCACGTTCCATAGCTTCATCCCGGCGAATAGCCCGTTTGGCCGCATTGTACCCAAACCACGCTTGTACTCTCAGCTCTTCTAAAAGTACGGTGCTTACGCCGTACGTAGGCTCTTGTTTTtcctatttatacaattttacatatcgATAAGATCAacaattgtattcaattttcaaagtattacaatttaagttGTTATGAGTTTTTTACTATCAAATAGTGGTAAGTAGTGTATGATTTTAacgaattttgtcaaaatttggAATATAgacgcttataaaaaaatattgacgatgtatttttgatatttttgaactgctttaaaaacaattcatgATGAACATTAATAATAGTGCTAATAAcgcaaatagaaaaattattcttaaggGGTTTAAGTATCcggaaatttatttaaagtaaatttacaaatgtttggggttattagtatttatgtcCCGGAGGCTTTTAGAGACTTTTGGAATGGCCTAAGCACATTTACCTCCATCTTTCtcctattttaatagtattttctatttacagAGATCTTAGTGTAGAGCAGCGTTTTTCAAAGTGTGGGGtgtgaacaattttttgaattatgatgTCAATGCTGTTATtcacaataacaaaaaacaagcACATATATTTCGCATACATCTGattattaaaagtacatttataaaaataaattggtcataaacctataaaatactaattatatattacaaatttatacatatttatataacacaaattttgtttttataactacTTTTTGAAAAGTGGAACCATGTGGGTCACGAAAGATTTTTCAGGGTAAATTTGGGCCGTGGTAGGTACTAAAAAGATTGAGAACCACTGGTGTACAGTATCATTATTCAGTACATATTgagtaataggtacttatttttaaataatgctaTACTCACACTCTCCTTATCTACAGATTCAATTATAGACATTAATACAGATCCTATTTTCTTTATAGATTCTGTCACATTTGCGATCtcgtaaaatatgatattggtTTCAGGCAATTCGTTCTGTAACAAACAAgcgcatataaaaattattttacaaaaaatatataaaaattaaaaagattacaagaaaactataaaaaaaaaatattttatttagttaaaaataaataatcgtcATACCTTCAACTGTTTGCTAAGTTGTTCGAGTCTCTTTTTGGATTCTACCGCAGTTGTTTTACACTTGTGACCGGGAACAACgtcgtaattattaataatccaCACAGACTTTTTAGCCAACTCGGCATTCAACATGATCTCATTATAAACTTCCTGCGTACATAATAAAACGTCAAGTTTCCagattattgtgtttattttttgatccacataaatattaataattcatcaatgtataattatgtataatgtacaattgCTAGTTTACTTGTTGAAAAACTTGTTCAACGTAACCGTTCCGTAACGACTTCGAATCAAACACTTTCATGAGTGCGATTTGCAGCTGTACTTTTTCATCGTGCCACAATTTTTCGTCGGCTTCCTGAaaacaagttataatataatatcgataaaaataccaatacacaatacatcaatatatttatatcgggCAGCTTATAtacatgatgtatattatattgtaatgatgttattaaaatatatcatataagtaaaaacaatattgaatgaaaaaaatacattaaaaaatgattctgagcaAAGGTGATCTATCAGATTATATTACTAGATAAGTATAtgttatggtataatatttatattgctattaaactaatttatttttctatgattTCTTAGTAAttggaattattttttgccaaaaatattgcatttgaaaataatattgtgcctataaaataataatttcaaaatcaaaggCCATGTCTggctatatctattatatctataaatattattacatgtattaCCTGAGTCTCGAACGTCGTTTCGAACATCATTTCGTTACGGAGCTCGAAGTTATTTTTCTGCGCATCTAGCGTGTACCATTTTTCGATCAGTTTGCTGGCGTCCGGCGTTTTAGTCCTGGCCAGATCGAAGTCCTGTCTGGTCATCTCGTGGGGCAGAACTGGTGGACCCAGTGAATCGTCCACGAAAACAACAGGCACGACGTGACCGACGCGGTTCTGCCGGCGTAGTTCTGCCAGGCGGACAGCGTTGTCTAGCTGTCCGAATTCTTGTTGCTGATGGTCGCAGTGTAGATCTACCACATGCAGTTCGTAACCAATTTTCGTGCATTTTGACCGGATTTCTGGTAACACGCTTTTGTACAGGCATTGTCTTTCGTCTGGAAATCCTATGAGTACATTACGTTTCAAAAATTGTCGTATAAAGCacgtatacgtatttatataaattttttcagGCAGTTGGTgtttaaacacatattttttttatcaatttgcattttcagaactttacgaagcaaaaatgtaaaacgttttattttaataattttaagtttttatatccCATCAGTAAACTATAAACCATGATAAGTATGTATAATCACATTGAAGTTGGAATTTAAAACaagacatacatttatatataaagcaTATTTTGGCTTATAGAACTTGTATACaagttaacaatttattgtcattagttatacatttatagtcaatatttttatgtattatgtacttacTAGTTATCTACCATCTACCAAAATAGTGCTAatgtctaatatataatataaccaacgAAATTGTGTTCTAAAAATGAAGCCTAAAATGAAACGATGAAAAGTGTTTCGGTTACTTGCCTTTATTGTCCGGCAAACAGATGTAGACGAcaattttgttagttttttgaTTTGTGGTTGGTTCAAAAACGCCAAGTAGCAATTTCTTCGTCTCCGTCGATACACTTTTCAATTCGTCCGGCAGTATAaacgtaaaacatttttctggtGTTTTATCAactggaaaaatataaaacattttagatattatcaaACTGTAAAATAACAACTTTCTTTGTAATACACGGTGTAGTATagcataattacatttttcgaGACACCAAAActcgtgataatattatacttttattgaataatatgtttagtagCTACTCAAGTTTAAaagtattgataatttttactacaatagTGACTTAAGAGAGCTAAAATCACCGAATaagattgaaatattatacttttatttaatcgatcaaatttgaaaagaaaagtgtcatgaattttgtaaaaaaaactcaaatgcTTCAATAACTAGGTTCTACGGGCTACGCGATAGCCGATGAGTAATTAATATTGCGGTGTACCTACATcatatcgataatattattatataataatgtaataaaaaattattgtgtttaaaataaaaatggatcGGGACAAGTCGCCTTTggattataactttaattaaattaaataaaatttaatgttgtgtaatataggttttttatatagctataaatatatgtattttttattgttaaataattgtttgttatttcttCTAAGCGGTTGCTaggatactaaaaatataaaaataaaacatatctaaagtaattagacatatttttagtatcctAGCACCCGCTTAGaagaaataacaaacaattattaaacaattaaaaaatacatatatcttAAGCTATATAAAAAACTCCCTTTTACCCCTTGGAGgttgaattttgaaaattcctTTCTTAGTGCGCCTTTACATTGCTTAAGGAACCTCTGTACAAAATGTCAAGTCTCTATACCCAGCGGTTTGGTCTGGGCGTTAATGACTGAATTACTAAATagataagaaaaaaagaagataaataaatagataactaaaaaaaagaaagtaaatatattactttagaGACCAAGGTTGGCCAAAATGTTTGATAAAGTTATACTGAGAAATGAGAATATGTTTTTCCTTTTTGGAGTTATAAGAATACATGCAACTATTAGATCGAGTTGActggaattttttattaaactaataaatgtgtaacagtacattcttaataataagttgTCTGACGTATTTCACTTCTATTGCATTTTGTGACTCGTATTTATTCGAATACACTTTGAAAACCTATCGATGTGAGCTTCACACATTATTACACGGGAAACGCCGTGACGGAACagctcgtatatatatatatatatataattataattcacgattaaaaaaaatatatttttgcatttttgtatattgtataatcatttgttttctaggtaaattattatttatgagtatataatctttattgattattttttattttaattaatagatacTAACGatacaattgttataaatagctATACCTAAGAAAAACAAGAGCCAAAATCCAAAAAACTTAGGGTCTAACTATATATAGTAAGTagcatgtaataatatttataatcatatgatagttttgtagtttgtactaatatgtatctatgtataagtatagtatacGCATACATTACCTATGGGGGTAGATATGTTGTTTGGTTCGAAGGGCTTACAGACGGTTGTTGCTGTGGTTGACTGTTCGTCGGGTTGTTCAATTTTCGGAATTATAAAAGGTTGTCCACCGACGTTGCAGTTGGACGCGTGTGCTGCTTTGTTGCTGTTGGTCACAGTCGTTGTTGCTACCGCAGATACCGCGACCTGACTTTTGCCTTTTTTAGGCACGGATATCACATTAGTTGCCTTATCAGCtttcttttgattttttttataacgagCTTTTTGcaagtatctatataaaaatataagtaaaataaaatcatttaaatttttattttaacaacttaTTTCTATCAGTGAACGAAAAACCTAAGTTTGCGTGAGAACACGGCGGCCACAGATCACAattattctgtattttatAAGGAGGCAATTACCCCTTCTATCGTGAGctttattattcatagttttatttacgttaataattttattttattaaggatttcatgaataaaatattaatgacaaaCTTGACaagaattgaatttattataataatattaaaaaatatttgttatctaTGAACAACTCCATTTGGCGTCATGgcttaaaatacctaatatctaAATTCATGATGGTGAAACCTAGAATCTATTGTTATGTAAATagggttttttatttattaattattatttagatgaaCTTTCGAATACACCAGTAATAGTTCATGTATGTACGCGTTTTTGGAACACATCTCGCGCACGTGACgacacgataatattatatattattttaatataagagaGCGCGCCAAACACGCGCAAGTTCCAAATATAACGCATCGCGCCATCATCGCGCCGCAACATGAGGTATTGTGTTGAATTTGGCACTGAGAAGAAAACGTATATACGAATAGTCGTGGCGTGTGTGGATTTTTGGGGGGTGGGTGGGAtggaaaatcataattttatttacgttaTTCACACACATGCCACAGTATTACTCCTAATTATATCGTAAGAATGTGCTTTATTTTGCTACTTCTGTACTCTATACTTTTGAGATCGCAGGCGCGCCTCTGCTTTTCTGCCatgacttataaatataaacatgataatataaatacatacacaaCCGTGCGGTTTGTCACATCAAAtactacgaaaaaaaaaatgctgcccaaaaatgttttccttgtaatattttaaaaatgtcaaatcatTTCTCGCGTGCTATTAACTTCACGTAGATAGGTAtgtcaaattattttcttcattcgattatgatcatattatggtatataggtaaatacttacattaattacatgatatttgtgtttattctattataatataatgttatgagttatgactagCTTGTGCTTGAACTTAAATGTTCtaacttttaaaagtatattaagtataaaatatgcagttatgtatttaaaaatcggAAATGTTTAGGTaccttattattgataataattaatctatattatatttacttcgaGAATTTGATTGACAATTatctaaaaacatgtttaatgaaataaaattccataaaatGTGACCAATTTTGATTCATAAACAGGTTAAAAAGCAAAACATCTCAAAAAGTCCAAAAATAGCACTAAAAGCTAAAAAATCACTAAATAaccatacataaaataatatgcaaaataaagttttgaaCTTGAGTTCTCTATATCatgaaacacatttttagCATACTCTGCTATTTCTTAAGCATTTCTTAAAAAAGAtgcatatgttataaaatcccTActctattaattatacattaattaaaataaatagttttaactgTATATCTatttactgattttaaaattgtttagcgtatacattttttgataattattaaatttaattaatttttatttagatcttaactaatttatttaattaccatcgaatatatgtgataaaagtttttaaaattagaaaatttgcattataagaacatttaatttttatagacgtaaaattaatttatagcttACCTATTtagcaataaattaaacattctaaaaaatatgccCACGTTAAATTATGTGCACTAGTTATGACTAGAGACCAGCATTCAATATaaagtacattattttgtgtgtTCTATAGGAAATTACATAACTCTTTTACAGATACAGAGGGGGTAACCCCCTCctctttttacattttttgagcATTTTCaggacattttattaattttttagtatgcatgataaaatattgtacgagTTTTTAGTgcaaattaagaaattcaaaatattatatcaagaactatattgttttcataatattgggtttattgtttttagatatttttcattCGTCAATCGTTATATCttcatatgaatttaataatccgataaaaatataaaaattatctcctCTAACGATTATCGAATATGGTGTCTTACTGGGATAGTGGGattcaaacaaataacaacTAAATAGTCAGTTAGAGATACATCACgatcgtatttattttcataatatagttaactTATTTTGCGTGcctaactattttattttgttatttagtcaaaataaaaatgtattgaa contains the following coding sequences:
- the LOC113550245 gene encoding uncharacterized protein LOC113550245 — translated: MGNYCSSKQKDGGGGSDEYLQKARYKKNQKKADKATNVISVPKKGKSQVAVSAVATTTVTNSNKAAHASNCNVGGQPFIIPKIEQPDEQSTTATTVCKPFEPNNISTPIVDKTPEKCFTFILPDELKSVSTETKKLLLGVFEPTTNQKTNKIVVYICLPDNKGFPDERQCLYKSVLPEIRSKCTKIGYELHVVDLHCDHQQQEFGQLDNAVRLAELRRQNRVGHVVPVVFVDDSLGPPVLPHEMTRQDFDLARTKTPDASKLIEKWYTLDAQKNNFELRNEMMFETTFETQEADEKLWHDEKVQLQIALMKVFDSKSLRNGYVEQVFQQEVYNEIMLNAELAKKSVWIINNYDVVPGHKCKTTAVESKKRLEQLSKQLKNELPETNIIFYEIANVTESIKKIGSVLMSIIESVDKESEKQEPTYGVSTVLLEELRVQAWFGYNAAKRAIRRDEAMERAKKYLTDADAAYPLILYGPSGSGKTTVIAAIAKQCHLWNQDAAVVVRFANASAYSLSLEQTLNSLVVQLNLVDNGKCTWYKHDVQLYSEQITRLLGSIGSKRPVTLIVDGFDRFENDLVDWIPQSLPNNVKIVVSVSEPSEHLNRLRQTIKTIDSYIRIANMTDEQIDSLLSAPIIRPIGGVGGGSETTKTDRKTVTAKTPLELQASLLCSKIRNSKQPPSSEKWVEAIFDNIESHLGKDKVSSVIGHMCATRYGLLDSELVELLSSENEFRASDLSVTGIPTSAGIFWATFNELMSSFLYWFKTDRYATVRWKNVVVAEAASRRYSTSIRRINKKILSYYEDQVVSDDDCGKKSLLKRRKLDESTHLMDRAETIKQFFSDLDWVLEKLNHGTVLQLLDELSAHAQEPEARFLRDFLSSAMPAVMNNGNQLYSQMSLYQPVADRYRDLINAPPFATLMPLVPVNAATQSLESAASVSDSPDTTGRFDLVKRFNDDANYVITVSTGRKEISVWDVHTCSRVRTLKGILHPTALKLIDNQRCIVLCERKLIVINLATGKVISKLKGVMNQNMPYFGLHSSTKLVALARSRMHVNLIDIETGTIEAYFKAGEDRFLNSLLVSGNGRVMVCGDETQKPFPLLVWNLTSRQLMYDLRIPFHEFVTRLAAITYEGHYVCCVAQEVDEPGPNFIVVYDLQSGTLFKKWKPGMNCVALDISSKDGCVLSGHENGHICIWDLTTGNCRWTLSGHVAPVTSLRLDPTGGSFVSLDTHARDRTIKLWNVTTGQLISEFTPANPITAFEILPGGKFVVVTSSGSAHPTVLQLRGPQQSADEQTTTTTTTTYGNETTLEVDLSLDFRDDVAAAASVPTSAAVSR